A DNA window from Brassica napus cultivar Da-Ae chromosome C1, Da-Ae, whole genome shotgun sequence contains the following coding sequences:
- the LOC111213070 gene encoding transcriptional regulator SUPERMAN-like codes for MERSNNIEWRNNFYGRSRISPWSYGDYDNYQQDHEYLLGFSWPPRSYTCSFCKREFRSAQALGGHMNVHRRDRARLRLQQSSSSSSTPSPPYPNPNYSYPSMATSPPPPLTLFPTLSPPSSPGYGPCLARPLSPKSKHLPENTCETMKPSLVLEAAEAKSLGKKDARRFLKNEEIISLDLEIGVINESEQDLDLELRLGFA; via the coding sequence ATGGAAAGATCAAACAACATAGAGTGGAGGAACAACTTCTATGGTCGTTCAAGAATTTCACCATGGAGCTATGGGGATTATGATAATTACCAACAGGATCATGAGTATCTTCTAGGGTTTTCATGGCCACCAAGATCCTATACTTGCAGCTTCTGCAAAAGGGAATTCAGATCGGCTCAAGCACTTGGTGGCCACATGAATGTTCACAGAAGAGACAGAGCCAGACTCAGATTACAACagtcttcatcatcatcttcaacacCTTCTCCTCCTTACCCTAACCCTAATTACTCTTACCCTTCCATGGCtacctctcctcctcctcctctaacCCTATTCCCAACCCTTTCGCCTCCTTCCTCACCTGGTTATGGGCCATGTTTGGCCCGTCCCTTGAGCCCCAAGTCTAAACATCTACCAGAAAACACTTGTGAGACTATGAAGCCATCTCTTGTTTTGGAGGCTGCGGAAGCCAAAAGTTTGGGCAAGAAAGATGCTCGCAGGTTCTTGAAAAATGAAGAAATCATCAGCTTGGACCTCGAGATTGGTGTGATCAACGAGTCAGAGCAAGATCTAGATCTAGAGCTCCGTTTGGGTTTTGCTTAG